AAATGCGCCTCTGTTAAAAGTCAGCCTTCGTCGCCGCTCAGGCTGACAGGGAAAAAATCTATCTTTTATTCAAACTAAAAACATAAAAACAACGCCGCTTTTTGCTTGAACAAAACTCTCTTTCAAAAAAATCACCCCCTCGTAATTCCCAATTTTGCGCCGTCATATGGGCAAAAGTCAAATTCAAACGGATGGGCGCGGTTGCAGGTCGGGCAATGTTTTTCCAGCGGCGGCTCGTCATGCGTGGCTTTCGCGCCGAGCCAATCCGCCCGAAACTTGATTGCCAATTGATCGAGTTCTTTTCCCATTTTTTCGTAAGTCACGACCTCCAATGTCGGATTTTCCTCCACTTGCACCGTCACGGTTTTCGCCGCGCCGTGCTGCACGATCTCAAGCACCGCCGCCATGCCTGGCCTTAAAGCTTGCAGTGCATCCTCGTAATCGGCTTTCTCTTCGATTCGCGTGTCGTCAATTCTTAAAATTGTGTCGCCCCTATCAAGTCCTGCCTCGTAGAGCGGCGAGCCTTGCAAAGTCGGTTTTTCAATGACACATTTGTCATCGTCAAAAGTGAGGGACACTTCGCCCAGCCACGCTTTTCCGGGATGTTTTTTCCGAAGCGCCAGCCCCACGGTTGAAAGCAGTTTTTCAAAATCCGGCAAGTTTGAATCGTAAATAAACGACGAGAAAAAATGTTGCGCAAAACTTTCATTTGTTAGGTTTTCAAGCACGTTTTGCAAATCGGCGTTCGTGAAAGGGATTTCTGTTTTGCCATAAAAATTCCAAAGCGATTGCAAATACTCATCGAGCGTTAGGTGAAATTCCGTGCGCAAGCTAAGGTCAAGCGCAAGGCTGAGCGCCGCGCCGTAGGTATAATACGAGATAAAAATATTCGGCGTGTTGGTGCGGTCGTAAAACGAGGCTCTATCTTGAAAAGCGGCTTGTCGGCTCATTTCTACCGGCGAGTGCAGTTTGCGCGAAGGCGTGTTGATGAGTCTTGTTAGGAAAACCGATAGTCGTTCGCAAAACTTATCCACACTTTGAACGCTCGCACGATTCAAAAGCAAATTATCGTAGTAGCTCGTAATACCCTCACAGAACCAAAGCTCATCGGAAATATTTTCCCTATCAAATTGAAACGGTTCAAGCGACGCCGGACGCAGCCGCTCGACATTCCATGCGTGGAAAAACTCATGCACCAGCGTTCCAGCGCTGTCCAACGCATCGGTTTTGAGCAGCTTTTGGCTCGTTAGAACCGTTGAGTTGCGATGCTCCATGCCGTCCCATTCCACATACGGTTGATAGGTACACATAAAAACATACTCGCCTGTCTCGAAGCGCGGCGCGTCCTTCCACACCGCCAGGGATTCGCGCACAAGCCGTTTTGTCATTTTTTCATACACAGAAATTTCTTCGGACGCACCGGTATGAAACACGCCCAAACGCACGCCGAACTTGCTTTGACCGAAATCTTCTTTCCACTCGCGGATTTCGAAAGGTGCGATTTGAAGCGGGCTATCCATGAAATATTGCATGTTAGGCGCAAGAAACACATTCGGCGCTTCGGTTGGGAAAAGCTGCGTTAGGATTTTTTGATTTTCATCCGGCAAATCAACCGTTAGACGAATGCCCTGCTCGGCAAAATCCTTCGCCCAAAGAAATGCGGCGGGCATGTTCAAATGAATATATGTCGGATGAATAGATACATACGTGCCGTCGGCGCGGTCGCCAAAAAGCGTGTATGCCAATTTCACATAGCCTTGATGTCCAGAAATCTCCCACTGATGCGGGTTCGGCCTCGCAATTGAGAGCAAAATTCCCTCACGATCAAAAGCTTTTACGCTGTAAATATTTTTGGCAAATTCATGCAAGGAATAGCGCCCGGGCGAAGCGCGACTCATCGCCACAGTCAAGACATCGGGTTGCACATCCTCAAAAATCACGGTGACTTCCGCCTCGTGATGGGCGCGATTTTCAAATGAAATGTGATAGGACGTTTTTATAAGAAAGTTATTATCTCTTAAATCATTAATCACCATGAAAATATTCTTTTAATAAACTCATTTTTCAATTAAAACAATAAGCTTTCATTTATTATTTTCTGCGCATCAATTCTTTTTTTACATATCTCATAATACCTTTCATCCAACTCGTAACCAATAAATTTTCTTTTTAACGTTAAACATGCAACGCCTGTACTCCCGCTTCCCATAAACGGGTCAAGAACCGTTTGATTCTCAAAGCTTACTAATTTCACCAAATGATGCATTAACTCAACGGGTTTAAGAGTAGGATGGTCATTGAATTCCTCAGCCTTTTGCCTGACCTTTGGAATCACAAAAAACTTATCGTATTCGTCACTAAACGGCTCTGTTCGGATAATATTTGCGGCAACCCTGCCTTTTGGATGCGGATTGTGACCGACTTTCGTTTCTCCTTTCGCATAAGGAATTCTGGTATTTTCAATATTTAATGCGCCGGTACCATATTTGATGATATTTTTTGCCACACTTAATCCTTTTTCTAAAGGCTTCTGAATTAAAATAACCGGTTCATAGGCCGGTTTAATGCCCAAACCCGAACCTTTATATTGTACTCCCAATTCGGACGTCGGTTCATATTTTAATTTTTTATTTTCCGCATAATAATTTTCCGCGCCATTCTTCTTATAACCTTGAACATAATTATATTTCCCAACAACTTTACTTTCGCTACCAAGTTCTTTATCAATATCTAAGGCGACATCTCTACTTTTTGGCATCCCGTTTAAATAAGACCAGAACATCACATCTTTTATTAAAAAACCGGCATCCTCTAATGCAACCATTAATCTGTGCATAAGCCTAACCGAAGAAAAAACCAGCCCAAAACTCCCAGGTTTAAG
Above is a window of Chloroherpeton thalassium ATCC 35110 DNA encoding:
- a CDS encoding M61 family metallopeptidase; the encoded protein is MVINDLRDNNFLIKTSYHISFENRAHHEAEVTVIFEDVQPDVLTVAMSRASPGRYSLHEFAKNIYSVKAFDREGILLSIARPNPHQWEISGHQGYVKLAYTLFGDRADGTYVSIHPTYIHLNMPAAFLWAKDFAEQGIRLTVDLPDENQKILTQLFPTEAPNVFLAPNMQYFMDSPLQIAPFEIREWKEDFGQSKFGVRLGVFHTGASEEISVYEKMTKRLVRESLAVWKDAPRFETGEYVFMCTYQPYVEWDGMEHRNSTVLTSQKLLKTDALDSAGTLVHEFFHAWNVERLRPASLEPFQFDRENISDELWFCEGITSYYDNLLLNRASVQSVDKFCERLSVFLTRLINTPSRKLHSPVEMSRQAAFQDRASFYDRTNTPNIFISYYTYGAALSLALDLSLRTEFHLTLDEYLQSLWNFYGKTEIPFTNADLQNVLENLTNESFAQHFFSSFIYDSNLPDFEKLLSTVGLALRKKHPGKAWLGEVSLTFDDDKCVIEKPTLQGSPLYEAGLDRGDTILRIDDTRIEEKADYEDALQALRPGMAAVLEIVQHGAAKTVTVQVEENPTLEVVTYEKMGKELDQLAIKFRADWLGAKATHDEPPLEKHCPTCNRAHPFEFDFCPYDGAKLGITRG
- a CDS encoding DNA-methyltransferase, which translates into the protein MKSEHYEIYNKSCYGLGELKDNSIDAMVTDPPYGISYQNNYWDKDLPDKKIWEDSVKVLKPGSFGLVFSSVRLMHRLMVALEDAGFLIKDVMFWSYLNGMPKSRDVALDIDKELGSESKVVGKYNYVQGYKKNGAENYYAENKKLKYEPTSELGVQYKGSGLGIKPAYEPVILIQKPLEKGLSVAKNIIKYGTGALNIENTRIPYAKGETKVGHNPHPKGRVAANIIRTEPFSDEYDKFFVIPKVRQKAEEFNDHPTLKPVELMHHLVKLVSFENQTVLDPFMGSGSTGVACLTLKRKFIGYELDERYYEICKKRIDAQKIINESLLF